Proteins found in one Mycteria americana isolate JAX WOST 10 ecotype Jacksonville Zoo and Gardens chromosome 8, USCA_MyAme_1.0, whole genome shotgun sequence genomic segment:
- the LOC142414039 gene encoding protein phosphatase 1 regulatory subunit 3E-like — protein MDKAGSLHTSVPTPPPRLYLPRNFSCSACLYGSLAEQCKGGCSPDGDAAPTPVVREAAGEKPPPPPRGREPSLPAVPPSPTQRRRAKSLPTPGDRSLRPALQQSPSRRKTVRFADSLGLELTSVRHFCEADLPQVPLPAVPPPRAADLFKTRKPPALGDLEPVLFGPPPPLLEPLFPPQPGASPGFAERVRQHKVRLEWVRAEPAGLRGAVRVLNLAYEKAVSVRYTLNRWASCAEVPAAYQPAGPADGLTDRFAFLLPLGAAAAAAEATLEFAVRYRVAGAEYWDNNEGANYRLRGRQRVPPAAGPPQDPDSTAWIHFI, from the coding sequence ATGGATAAGGCGGGCTCGCTGCACACCTCGGTGCCCACGCCGCCGCCCCGGCTCTACCTGCCGCGCAACTTCAGCTGCAGCGCTTGCCTCTATGGCAGCCTGGCCGAGCAGTGCaaggggggctgcagccccgacGGCGACGCCGCGCCCACGCCCGTGGTGCGGGAAGCGGCGGGCgagaagccgccgccgccgccccgcggccgggagccctcgctgcccgccgtgccccccagccccacgcagcgcCGCCGCGCCAAGTCGCTGCCCACGCCCGGCGACCGCAGCCTGCGCCCGGCGCTGCAGCAGAGCCCGTCTCGCCGCAAGACGGTGCGCTTCGCCGACTCCCTCGGCCTGGAGCTCACCTCCGTGCGCCACTTCTGCGAGGCCGACCTGCCGCAGGTGCCGCTGCCCGCCgtgccgccgccgcgcgccgccgACCTCTTCAAGACCAGGAAGCCGCCGGCGCTGGGCGACCTGGAGCCGGTGCTGTTCGGGCCTCCGCCGCCGCTGCTGGAGCCGCTCttcccgccgcagcccggcgccaGCCCCGGCTTCGCGGAGCGGGTGCGGCAGCACAAGGTGAGGCTGGAGTGGGTGCGGGCCgagccggcggggctgcgcggcgccgTGCGCGTCCTCAACCTGGCCTACGAGAAGGCCGTGTCGGTGCGCTACACGCTCAACCGCTGGGCCAGCTGCGCCGAGGTGCCCGCCGCCTACCAGCCGGCCGGCCCGGCGGACGGCCTCACCGACCGCTtcgccttcctcctgcccctgggcgctgccgcagccgccgccgagGCCACGCTGGAGTTCGCCGTCCGCTACCGCGTCGCCGGCGCCGAGTACTGGGACAACAACGAGGGCGCGAACTaccggctgcggggccggcagcgcgtcccgcccgccgccggccccccgcagGACCCCGACAGCACCGCCTGGATCCACTTCATCtga
- the GCSH gene encoding glycine cleavage system H protein, mitochondrial, with translation MAWRALWRVGPVLVPRCPRLSPPALRVPAARRLATSSLVLSARKFTDKHEWISVENGIGTVGISNFAQEALGDVVYCSLPEIGTKLSKHEEFGALESVKAASELYSPLSGEVTEINAALADNPGLVNKSCYQDGWLIKMTVENPAELDELMNEDAYEKYIKSIED, from the exons ATGGCGTGGCGAGCGTTGTGGCGGGTCGGGCCGGTCCTGGTGCCTCGCTGCCCGCGCCTCTCGCCGCCGGCACTGCGGGTGCCCGCGGCCCGGAGGTTGGCCACCAGCTCGCTGGTGCTGTCCG ccCGCAAATTCACAGACAAGCATGAATGGATATCCGTTGAAAATGGCATTGGAACAGTAGGAATCAGCAATTTTGCACAG gaagcaTTAGGAGATGTTGTTTACTGTAGTCTTCCAGAAATTGGGACAAAATTGAGTAAACATG AGGAGTTTGGAGCTTTGGAAAGTGTGAAAGCTGCTAGTGAACTCTACTCTCCTCTGTCAGGAGAAGTGACTGAGATTAATGCTGCCCTTGCAGATAATCCAGGGCTCGTCAATAAATCTTGTTATCAAGATG GTTGGCTTATCAAGATGACTGTGGAAAACCCTGCTGAACTTGATGAACTGATGAATGAAGATGCCTATGAGAAATACATAAAATCCATTGAGGACTGA